Proteins found in one Triticum aestivum cultivar Chinese Spring chromosome 4D, IWGSC CS RefSeq v2.1, whole genome shotgun sequence genomic segment:
- the LOC123099643 gene encoding translation initiation factor IF-2-like produces MHRLLRRTRSADFDAPAPTPLAAVPIATAAPAPVTPSQAAPAAAVAPALRRAHLGDLGKTPMPEGAAAPSSSTSAPRVVPPAPTTGVLRTAGSTPVPRLPLGGTGGALVPHPGLGGSVAGPSSTAGLPPSIAHYFTTKLQLESGPSHGEAHHEVQ; encoded by the exons ATGCACCGTCTCCTCCGCCGCACCCGCTCGGCGGACTTCGACGCGCCGGCGCCCACTCCGCTCGCCGCCGTCCCCATCGCCACCGCTGCTCCCGCCCCGGTCACCCCTTCCCAGGCCGCGCCCGCTGCCGCGGTCGCCCCAGCACTGCGCCGCGCGCACCTTGGCGATCTGGGCAAAACGCCCATGCCCGAAGGGGCTGCGGCTCCTTCCTCCTCCACCTCGGCACCTCGCGTGGTGCCCCCTGCCCCGACCACGGGCGTCCTTCGGACGGCCGGCAGCACCCCCGTTCCGCGCCTCCCGCTCGGCGGCACAGGCGGCGCCCTCGTCCCCCATCCCGGCCTCGGCGGCTCCGTCGCCGGTCCTTCCTCCACGGCCGGCCTCCCGCCCTCCATCGCGCACTACTTCACCACCAAGCTCCAACTCGAGTCGG GACCTAGCCACGGGGAAGCTCATCATGAGGTCCAATAG